In a single window of the Saccharothrix australiensis genome:
- a CDS encoding SDR family NAD(P)-dependent oxidoreductase, producing the protein MEIEGTAAIVTGGASGLGNATARALAAKGAAVFALDIRVDDAEPVEGVTYLAADVTSEEDVQHAVDTAAGSGRPLRVVVNCAGIGPSTRTVGKSGPHPLDLYRKVIDVNLVGTFNVLRLAAAAMGRTEPLEHGQRGIVINTASIAAYDGQIGQVAYASSKAAVVGMTLPAARDLSSVGVRVMTIAPGIVDTPMLATVSEEFRTGLAAGVPFPKRLALPAEYAQLAVSIVEHDYLNGEVIRMDGALRMAPR; encoded by the coding sequence ATGGAGATCGAGGGAACCGCGGCGATCGTCACCGGCGGTGCGTCGGGCTTGGGCAACGCGACCGCGCGGGCGCTGGCCGCGAAGGGCGCGGCGGTGTTCGCCCTGGACATCCGGGTGGACGACGCGGAACCCGTCGAGGGCGTCACCTACCTGGCCGCCGACGTGACGTCCGAGGAGGACGTCCAGCACGCCGTCGACACCGCCGCCGGCTCCGGGCGACCGCTCCGCGTCGTGGTCAACTGCGCGGGCATCGGCCCGTCCACCCGCACCGTGGGCAAGTCCGGCCCCCACCCGCTCGACCTGTACCGGAAGGTCATCGACGTCAACCTGGTCGGCACGTTCAACGTGCTGCGCCTGGCCGCGGCGGCGATGGGCAGGACCGAGCCGCTGGAGCACGGCCAGCGCGGCATCGTGATCAACACGGCGTCCATCGCGGCCTACGACGGCCAGATCGGGCAGGTCGCCTACGCGTCGTCCAAGGCGGCGGTCGTGGGCATGACGCTCCCGGCCGCGCGCGACCTGTCGTCGGTGGGCGTGCGGGTGATGACCATCGCGCCGGGCATCGTGGACACGCCGATGCTGGCGACGGTGTCCGAGGAGTTCCGGACGGGCCTCGCGGCGGGTGTGCCGTTCCCGAAGCGGCTGGCGCTGCCCGCCGAGTACGCGCAGCTCGCCGTGAGCATCGTCGAGCACGACTACCTCAACGGCGAAGTGATCCGCATGGACGGCGCTTTGCGCATGGCGCCCCGCTAG
- a CDS encoding UDP-glucose dehydrogenase family protein → MFVRRIAVVGTGYVGLTTGACLASLGHRVVCADVDALKVARLRAGQVDILEPGLTDLVTEGQAAGRLAFVEGARAAVGDAEVVFLCLPTPMGAGGAADLSAVESVARDLREVLPYGAVVVCKSTVPVGTSVRVAALLDRDDVAVVSNPEFLREGSAVRDFLRPDRIVVGSDSPPAAERVAALFAKLGAPTVLMDAASAEMVKYAANCFLAMKLSYVNAVAELCELVGADVSSVTDGMGYDRRIGQSFLRPGPGWGGSCLPKDTHAMLRIAESVGVDFALVRSTIEANQRQRQRVVDKVRDAVGGTLAGARIGLLGLAFKAGTNDLRDSPALAVAELLTFAGARLVAHDPEVRRPLVGMTVVDEPHEVARDADAVVLLTEWPQFRTLDWTRVADLMAGSVVLDTRDHLDADALRRAGLVLRGLGRPQHAPTG, encoded by the coding sequence ATGTTCGTCCGACGGATCGCGGTCGTGGGAACGGGTTACGTGGGCCTGACGACGGGAGCCTGCCTGGCGTCCCTCGGTCATCGGGTCGTGTGCGCGGACGTGGACGCGCTGAAGGTCGCCCGGCTGCGCGCCGGGCAGGTCGACATCCTGGAACCCGGCCTGACCGACCTCGTCACGGAGGGCCAGGCGGCCGGGCGGCTGGCGTTCGTGGAGGGCGCGCGGGCGGCGGTGGGCGACGCCGAGGTGGTGTTCCTGTGCCTGCCCACGCCGATGGGCGCGGGCGGCGCGGCCGACCTGTCCGCCGTCGAGTCGGTGGCGCGCGACCTGCGGGAGGTCCTCCCGTACGGCGCGGTCGTGGTGTGCAAGTCGACCGTGCCGGTGGGCACGTCGGTCCGCGTGGCGGCGCTGCTCGACCGCGACGACGTGGCCGTGGTGTCGAACCCGGAGTTCCTCCGCGAGGGGAGCGCCGTGCGGGACTTCCTGCGCCCGGACCGGATCGTGGTCGGCTCCGACTCGCCGCCCGCCGCCGAGCGGGTCGCGGCGCTGTTCGCGAAGCTGGGCGCGCCGACCGTGCTGATGGACGCGGCGAGCGCCGAGATGGTCAAGTACGCGGCCAACTGCTTCCTCGCGATGAAGCTGTCCTACGTGAACGCGGTCGCCGAGCTGTGCGAGCTCGTCGGCGCGGACGTGTCGTCGGTGACCGACGGCATGGGCTACGACCGCCGGATCGGCCAGTCGTTCCTGCGGCCCGGACCGGGCTGGGGCGGGTCGTGCCTGCCCAAGGACACGCACGCCATGCTGCGGATCGCCGAATCGGTCGGCGTCGACTTCGCGCTGGTCCGGTCGACCATCGAGGCCAACCAGCGGCAGCGGCAGCGGGTGGTGGACAAGGTGCGGGACGCCGTCGGCGGCACGCTGGCGGGCGCGCGGATCGGACTGCTCGGCCTGGCGTTCAAGGCGGGCACCAACGACCTGCGCGACTCGCCCGCCCTGGCCGTCGCCGAGCTGCTGACCTTCGCGGGCGCGCGGCTCGTCGCGCACGACCCCGAGGTCCGCCGCCCGCTGGTCGGGATGACCGTGGTGGACGAGCCGCACGAGGTGGCGCGGGACGCCGACGCGGTGGTGCTGCTCACCGAGTGGCCCCAGTTCCGCACCCTCGACTGGACCAGGGTGGCCGACCTGATGGCGGGTTCGGTGGTGCTCGACACCCGCGACCACCTGGACGCGGACGCCCTGCGCCGGGCCGGTCTGGTGCTGCGCGGGCTGGGCCGCCCGCAGCACGCGCCGACCGGCTGA
- a CDS encoding gamma-glutamyltransferase family protein translates to MFTTRPELVGTHGMVASTHWLASSAGMAVLEDGGNAFDAAVAVGFVLQVVEPHLNGPGGEVPAVFVVAGESTPRVLCGQGVAPAAATIARYRDLGLDLVPGSGLLAATVPGAWDGWLTLLRDHGTKSLRDVLGYAIGYARDGFPLLPRVVTTIEAVADLFRGHWASSAALWLPGGAPPEPGERFRNPKLADTWEWLLAAGEAAGSDREAQIEAARRAWSQGFVAAQVEEFCRTAFRDDSGRDHAGLLTGQDMAGWQASYEDAVTVDFGDWTVAKVGAWSQGPVLLQQLLLLEGFADRLSYEGGVPTAETVHLAVECAKLAFADREAWYGDDGDVPLDVLLSREYAEARRALVGEEASLELRPGAPGGRTAAMARHVLRGASAEEQEAAGAIGEPTVSRTGAVKGDTVHVDVVDRWGNLVSATPSGGWLQSSPTIPSLGFCLGSRAQMFWLDEGLPNSLAPGKRPRITLSPSLALRGGEPALAFGTPGGDQQDQWQLGFWLAHTVGGLNLQEAIDSPMWHSNAFPSSFYPRGWTPGELVVESRLGEAAIGALRERGHAVLDAGPWTLGRMSAVGRDVRGGLLRGAANPRGNQGYAVGR, encoded by the coding sequence GTGTTCACAACCCGTCCGGAACTCGTCGGCACCCACGGCATGGTCGCGTCGACGCACTGGCTCGCCTCCAGCGCGGGTATGGCGGTGCTGGAGGACGGCGGCAACGCGTTCGACGCGGCCGTCGCGGTGGGCTTCGTGCTCCAGGTCGTCGAACCGCACCTGAACGGGCCGGGCGGCGAGGTGCCCGCCGTGTTCGTGGTGGCCGGCGAGTCGACGCCGCGCGTGCTGTGCGGGCAGGGCGTCGCGCCCGCCGCCGCGACCATCGCGCGCTACCGGGACCTCGGCCTCGACCTGGTGCCGGGCAGCGGGCTGCTCGCGGCGACCGTGCCGGGCGCGTGGGACGGCTGGCTGACCCTGCTGCGCGACCACGGGACCAAGTCGCTGCGCGACGTGCTCGGCTACGCCATCGGGTACGCGCGCGACGGGTTCCCGCTGCTGCCGCGGGTGGTCACGACCATCGAGGCGGTGGCCGACCTGTTCCGCGGGCACTGGGCGTCGTCGGCGGCGCTGTGGCTGCCGGGCGGCGCGCCGCCCGAGCCGGGCGAGCGGTTCCGCAACCCCAAGCTGGCCGACACGTGGGAGTGGCTGCTGGCGGCGGGCGAGGCCGCCGGGTCCGACCGCGAGGCGCAGATCGAGGCCGCGCGGCGGGCGTGGTCGCAGGGTTTCGTGGCCGCGCAGGTGGAGGAGTTCTGCCGCACCGCGTTCCGGGACGACTCGGGCCGCGACCACGCCGGCCTGCTGACCGGGCAGGACATGGCCGGGTGGCAGGCGTCCTACGAGGACGCGGTGACCGTCGACTTCGGCGACTGGACGGTCGCGAAGGTCGGCGCCTGGTCCCAGGGGCCGGTGCTGCTCCAGCAGTTGCTGCTGCTGGAGGGTTTCGCGGACCGCCTGTCGTACGAGGGCGGCGTGCCGACGGCGGAGACCGTCCACCTGGCGGTGGAGTGCGCGAAGCTGGCGTTCGCGGACCGCGAGGCGTGGTACGGCGACGACGGCGACGTGCCGCTGGACGTGCTGCTGTCGCGGGAGTACGCCGAGGCCAGGCGTGCGCTGGTGGGCGAGGAGGCGTCGCTGGAGCTGCGGCCCGGCGCACCGGGCGGGCGGACGGCGGCGATGGCGCGCCACGTGCTCCGGGGCGCCTCGGCGGAGGAGCAGGAGGCGGCCGGCGCGATCGGGGAGCCGACCGTGTCGCGGACCGGCGCGGTCAAGGGCGACACGGTGCACGTCGACGTCGTGGACCGCTGGGGCAACCTCGTGTCGGCGACCCCGTCCGGCGGTTGGCTCCAGTCGTCACCGACCATCCCGTCGCTCGGGTTCTGCCTGGGCAGCCGGGCGCAGATGTTCTGGCTGGACGAGGGCCTGCCGAACTCGCTCGCGCCGGGCAAGCGGCCCCGGATCACGCTCTCGCCGTCGCTGGCGCTGCGCGGTGGCGAGCCCGCGCTGGCGTTCGGCACGCCCGGCGGTGACCAGCAGGACCAGTGGCAGCTCGGCTTCTGGCTGGCGCACACCGTCGGCGGGCTGAACCTCCAGGAGGCGATCGACTCGCCGATGTGGCACTCCAACGCGTTCCCGAGCTCGTTCTACCCGCGCGGGTGGACGCCCGGTGAGCTGGTGGTGGAGTCGCGGTTGGGCGAGGCGGCGATCGGGGCGCTGCGGGAGCGCGGGCACGCGGTGCTCGACGCGGGGCCGTGGACGCTGGGCCGCATGTCGGCGGTGGGGCGGGACGTGCGGGGCGGCCTGCTGCGCGGTGCGGCCAACCCGCGTGGCAACCAGGGTTACGCCGTCGGCCGCTGA